The Mycolicibacterium aurum genome segment TCCTCGGCAAGAAGGTCGGCGTGCCCGACGGCAAGAGCGTCACCATCGATCTCACCGGACCACTGGCCCGTCAGCTCCACGTGGCCGTCGACGGGCGGGCGGCCAGGGTCGACCACCTCGAGAGCCCAGACGTCACCGTGACCACCGATTCGACGACGTTCATCCAACTCGCCTGCGGGCGCATCGATCCGCAGGCCCAGATCGATGCGGGAAAGATCAGCTGGACCGGCGACGGCGAACTGGGTGACCGCACCGCCCGCAATCTGAGGTTCACGATGTGAATGACGAATCACCCTGTCTCCGTTGACTTCCACTTCGACATCATGTGCCCCTACGCGTATCAGACGTCGCGGTGGATCCGCGAGGTCCGCGACCTGACCGGTCTCGAGGTGAACTGGCGCTTCTTCAGCCTCGAGGAGATCAACCGTCAGGAGGGCAAGAAGCACCCGTGGGAGCGGGAGTGGTCCTACGGCTGGTCGATGATGCGCATCGGTGCGCTACTGCGCCGGAACTCCATGACCGACGTCGACGCCTGGTACGAGCGGGCGGCCCGCGCCTTGCACGTCGAGGGGCACAAACCCCACGAAAAAGCCGTCGCCCGACACCTTCTGGACGAACTCGGCTTCGACCCGGCCCAGGTGGATCAAGCCATCGCCGACCCGACAACGGGCGAAGAAGTGATGGCCGACCACAACCGTGTCGTCGATGCCGGCGGCTACGGTGTGCCCACGTTGTTCTTCCCGGACGGGCAGTGCCTGTTCGGGCCCGTGCTCATCGACCCGCCCACCGGTGATGCGGCGGTGCGGCTGTGGGACGCCGTGGCCGCCTGGACGGAGTTCCCGCACCTCTACGAGCTCCAGCGCCCGAAGACGCCCGACGATCAGCAGGCGATCACCGAGACGTTCCGCCCGTACCTGGAAGCCAGGGACTGGGTGTCGATCAACCGCGGCAAGGTCATCACCTTCGACGCGAAGTAAGGTTCGCGGCATGTCTACCAGTGCCGCTGGACCACTCGCCGGTGTCCGTGTCATCGACCTGACCGCCGTCGTCGCGGGACCGTACTGCACCCAGATCATGGCCGACATGGGCGCCGACATCGTCAAAGTCGAGTCCCCACAGGGAGATAACGCGCGCTACATCTCGGTGGGCCCGGAGCCGGGCCGCAGCGGCGTGTTCACCAACGTCAACCGGGGCAAGCGCAGCGTCGTGCTCGACCTGCAGACCGACGAGGGCAAGCAGGCGCTGCGCGCACTCGTCGCCCAGGCCGACGTGTTCATCCATTCGATGCGCGCCGCCGCGATCGCGCGGCTTGGATTCGACTACGACGCCGTGGCCGCGCTCAACCCCGAGATCGTCTACACGAACTGCTACGGATACGGACGCGGCGGCCCGTACGCCGCCCGGCCCGCCTACGACGACACCATCCAGGCCGAGTGCGGACTGGCCGCTGTGCAGGAAGAGCTCACGGGCACAGCCGGTTACGTCGGTTCCATCATGGCCGACAAGGTGTGCGGGCTGACGGTCCTCTACGCGACGATGATGGCGCTGTTCCACCGGGCGCGCACCGGTGAGGGCCAGGAAGTCGAAGTGCCCATGTTCGAGACGATGGCGTCGTTCATGTTGGTCGAGCACGCCAACGGCGCGATGTTCGACCCGCCGCTGGGGCGCGCACTGTATCCGCGCACCGTCGCCAGAAACCGGAAACCCTACGAAACCCGCGACGGCCACGTCGCCGCGCTGATCTACAACGACAAGCAGTGGCACGCGTTCGTCAACGCGGTCAAGCCGGCCTGGGCCACCGAGCGGTACGCGACGATGGCCGGCCGCGCGGCGGACATCGACACCGTCTACGGGTTGGTGGCCGAGGTGCTGCGGGAAGGGACGACCGCGGAGTGGCTCGAGCTGTTCGAGCGGCTCGAGATCCCGGCGTCCCCGGTCCGCACCACCGACGAGCTGTTCACCGATCCGCACCTCGACGCGGTCGGGTTCTTCGAAGACATCGCGACTGAACACGGCGCCGTGCGATTCCCCGGGGTGCCGACGCGGTTCTCCCGCACGCCGGGCCGCGTGCGGGGCAATGCCCCCGCACTGGGGGCCGACACGGACGAGGTGCTCGCCGAGATCGGCTTGCCCCGACCGCGTTGAGACTGCGCTGGCGGCGAGTGCCACTCGCACGGCGGCGCCGCCAGCGCAGTATCGATCGCCATAGCCACCCACGCATAGATTGCGGACAATTCAATTGCGCACTACACTTGCGGCGTGCCCGCGGCCCGCCTCGACGATCAGCTCTGCTTCGCCCTCTACACGGCGTCGCGGACGGTCACTGCCGCCTACCGGCCGGTGCTCGACGATCTCGGCATCACCTATCCGCAGTACCTGGTGCTGCTGGTGCTCTGGGAAGAGGGCCGCTGCTCGGTCGGGCACCTGGGGGAGCGCCTTCACCTCGATTCGGGCACGCTCTCGCCGCTGCTGAAGCGCCTGGAAGCCGTCGGCCTGGTGGCCCGGCAGCGCTCCGTCGACGACGAGCGCCGCGTCGAGGTGACCTTGACCCCGGCCGGCGAACAGCTGGAACAGCGCGCGGCCTGCGTGCCCGAACGTCTGCTGGCCTCGTCCGAGGTCTCCGAGGCGGATCTCGCGGCGCTGCGCGATGCACTGAAAACCCTTGTTCACCAACTGGATATGACGAAAGGACACGACAGATGAACGCGCTGTACACCGCTGAGGCCCTGGCGACCGGAGAGGGCAGGGACGGCCACGGCCGCACCTCGGACGGCAAAGTCGATGTGGCATTGAGCATTCCGAAGGAGATGGGCGGTTCCGGAGTCGGCACCAATCCCGAGCAGCTGTTCGCCGTCGGGTACGCCGCCTGCTTCCACTCCGCGTTGCGGTTGGTCGCTCGTCAGCAGAAGGCCGACGTGTCCGACTCGGCCGTCGGCGCCAAGGTGGTCCTCGGATCCACCGACGACGGCGGCTTCGGCCTGGCCGTCGAACTCGAAGTCACGCTGCCCAACGTGGACCACGACACCGCGCAGAAGCTCACCGAGGCCGCGCACGAGGTGTGCCCCTACTCCAACGCCACCCGTGGCAACATCGACGTCACGCTGACGGTCACCGACGACTGAACCTTCGGGCGTTTGCCTCGGGCCGTCGCAAATGGCAGTCTCTGCCAAGCGCGTCCGCTGCCGCGCCACGTCGCAGTGATCGGTGTCGCGGCGAGTTATCGCAGGCAGAATCGCTGATGATGTTTCGAAAGCTGTAATCACCTCGGCAATGGCATTGCCGTCAATTCGCCGTCGAGCCGGTCTACTATCCTTTGCCATGCACTCGAATGGGGTGAGCGCACACCCCATACAGGACGAACCGGAGAGCCCGGTCGAGCTCGTGCAGACCCTGCTGGGCTTCCTTCGTCGCCGCCTTGGCCTCGACACCGCATGGTTGTCCTCGTTCGACGAGGGCATGGAAGTCATCGAGATGGCCGACGGCGGCATCGAGGGGCAGTGCATTTCCCCTGGCCTCCGGTGGGTTCTGTCCGACTCGTACTGCGTCCGCGTCATCGACGGACGCCTGCCTGCGGTCATCCCGGACACCGCCGCCAACCAGACCACCGCGCTGCTGCCGATCACCCGCCAGCTGGGCATCGGCGCCTACGTGGGCGTACCGGTGCTCGGACCCGGCGACGTGGCGGTGGGCATGGTGTGTGTCATGGGTGCAGGTGCCAAGCCCGATCTGGTGGACAAGGACCTGCGCATGGTCAGTCAGGTCGCCGAGCTCATCGGGACCCTGATCGACTCGTCGGACGGCAGCGCAGACGCGACCGCTGCCCAGCGTGCGGCCATCCGGCGAGTGGTGGCCGAAGGCGACTTCGAAGTGGTCTTCCAAGCGGTCCACGATGCCGCGACAGGCAGGGTCGTCGGCGTCGAGGCGCTCGCCCGCTTCCCCTGCGAACCCTTCCGGCCCGACCTGTTCTTCCAACAGGCGGGCCAGCTGGGTCTGGGCGTCGAACTGGAAACCGCCATCGTCAAGCGCGTTCTCGCCAAGGTTCCGCTTCTACCCGACGCTGTGTTCGTGGCGATCAACATCTCGCCCGCAGCGGCACTGCACGCCCCGTGGGCCGACCTTCTCGTCGACGTCGACCCGGCGCGCCTCGTCCTGGAGATCACCGAGCACGACGCCGTCCCCAACTACGGCGCACTCGACGATGTACTGGAGACCTGCCGCGCCCGAGGTATGCGTATCGCGGTCGACGACGTCGGCGCCGGTTTCTCCTCGTTCTCGCACGTTCTCGAGTTGGCGCCCGACTTCGTCAAGATCGACCAGTCGATCATCCGCCACATCGACGTCGACGATGCCCGGCGCAGGCTCGCGCAGGCCATCGCCGAGTTCGCCGGGCAGATCGGCGCGACCGTGATCGCCGAGGGTGTGGAGAGCCAGGGCGAACTCGACGCGCTGGTGGCCGCCGGCATCACGTTGGCGCAGGGGTATTTCCTCAGTCGGCCCAAGCCGTACACACACGGCTTTCCCGCCGCCACTGTCACCGCGGCCACCTCAGATCCGTTGCCCGCCACCATCAATCTGCTCGGAGAGCGCCGGTTTGATCTGGCACTGGCCCATTCACCCATCGGGATGGCGGTCGTCGGTCTCGACGGCTCCTTCCTGCGCACGAACCGGGCGCTGCGATCGATGCTCGGCTACAGCCGAAAAACACTGGAGAGCCTCACTTTTCAGGAGATCACCCATCCCGACGATCTCGAATCCGACCTGGCGCTGCTCGCCGAATGCCTGGATGGCCGCCGGCGGTCGTACCGGATCGACAAACGCTACATCGCCGCCGACGGCCGCATCGTGTGGTGCGCGCTGACCGTCGTCGTCGTGCACGCGCCCCGCGACCAGCCTCGCTGCTTCGTCTCGCAGATCGTGGACGTCACCGCCGAACGCGCCCGGGAAGCGGAGCTGGTCCGTCGGGCGGCCACCGACCCGCTCACGGCCGTCGCGAACCGCTCCGCAGCCTGGAGTCGCCTGGAAGAACTCGACACGGCCGATCACGGCTATGGCGTCCTGTTCTGCGACATCGAGCGGTTCAAATCGGTCAACGACCGGCGCGGCCACCACGCCGGCGATCAGCTGCTGGTCGAGGTCGCCGGCCGGCTGCTGGCAGCCGTCGACGACGACGACCTGGTGGCCCGCTGGGGAGGCGACGAGTTCCTGGTCATCACCGATTCGGTCGAGGAGCACGGCCTGGCTCGCCTCGCCCAACGGATCACCGACCAACTGGACAGCGCACCCATCACGCTGGCCGACGGCGCCGAGATCCCGGTCGCGTTGACGATCGGCTTCGCCGCCCATCGGCCCGAGGACGGCCGCTCCATCGACGCCGTCCTCGACCTTGCCGACCAGGCCATGTACGAGCAGCGACGCACCGGAACCGGCGCCGGCCGCCGGTGGCGCGACCGCAGGCGCGCGCTGGGCTGACCACATCGCACCGGTAGCGTCCGTGTCATGACCGAGCCGGCTGAGGAAGCGCCCCTTCTCGACGGAGTGCGGCAGGCACTGGACACCGGGCATCCGCTGGATCTGCTCGGCATGGCCAGCCTGCTGATCGAAGCGACCCAGCCCGTTCCGGCGGCATTACTGACGTCGGACCACCCGCACGAGCGGGTCGACCTGGACCAACTCGTCGACAGTCTCGTCGGAGTGAAGGTCCCCGAGACGACCGCGCTGCTGACGGTGTTCGCGGAACTGCTCCACGACGGCGGCCTGCGCGGCCGCTGCCGTGACGAGGCCACCGCCCGACGCGACCACCTGCCCACGTGGCTCACCGACCTGACCCGCACGCAGGCCTACCGGGCGATCCGCATGACCCATGTGCTCGGTGACGGCGACGAGGTGCTCATCGGTGCGCGACTGGTGGGCGGCGATGAACTGACCTGCGCGGTGTTCATCGATCACGACGCGATGTCCGCCGTCAAAGACGCGTTCTTCGTGCCCGGTCCCATCGACGGCGTCGTTTCCGTTGCCTCGCAGCGCAACACGGATCCCGACCGCAGCTTCGTCGAGATGAGCCTCGCGGACGCGCGGGCCTGGATCCAGCAGGGGCCGGAGAATCCCCTGCTCTGGGCCGAATCGGACTCGTGGCCGGGATGCCGGCCGCTGCTGCGCTGGCTGGTCGGGCGACTCCCGGGTGGCGGCACCGAGTACCGGTCGCCGAAGTGGGATGCCGACGAGTTGAGCGCGGCGTTCTTCGCCTCCGAGCACGGGGCGGCGTGGGACAGTGGCGAGCACCACGATCTGCTGGTGGCGATCCTGGACGCGGCGGGCGATCCGCTGCGGTGGAGTGTGCCGCGCGTCGAACGGGTGCTCGGCCAACCGCACTACGACATTCCGGCGCAGATGGCGCTCAGGGCGCCTGCCCTGCTGCGCGCTTTCATCCCTTTTGCCCACGCGCGGAGCGGGATTCGAGACGAGCTCACCGCGGACGCACTCGCCGCGGTGGACGGCGTCGCACAACGACAGTGAGAGCGGGCACCCTCTGACGATCCAGGGCTTGCTACAGTCCGTGGCGAGGACGTCGGGAATCCGGTGTGAATCCGGGACTGACGCGCAACGGTATGGGCCTTCACCGGCCTGAGTCCGACCGCCGGCGTCCTCTGACAATGTCGGTTGACTCCGCGAATGAGTCTGACACCAAAGGAAATTCGTCGTGCGCTATTTCGCCGCGTTACTGCTCCTGTTGCTCACCTCCGTGGCATGCGCCCGAGACGACGACCCCGTCCCGGCGACGGGCGCCTCCGCTCCGCTGACCATCGACAACTGCGGGGTCGACGTTATCGTCGACGCGCCGCCGCAACGCGCGGTGTCGCTCAACCAGAGCTCCACCGAGATCCTGCTGTCGCTGGGGCTCGCCGATCGGATGGCCGGCACCGCCACCTGGACCGATCCCGTGCGCGACAACCTGGCCGCCGACAACGGCACGGTCGCACGGCTCGCCGAGAACAAGCCGTCGCTGGAGACCGTCCTCGACGCCGACCCCGATCTGGTCACCGCGTCGTTCGTGGGCACGCTCGGCCCGGGCGGTGTGGCCGAGCGCGCCGAACTGCAACAGCTGGGCGTGCCGACCTACCTGTCGCCCAGCGACTGCGAGGGCAAGGTCGCCAACAGCGAGGACGGTGCCCGCACCGCACCGCTGACCATGGACCTGATCTACCGCGAGATCACCGACCTGGCAGGCATTTTCGACGTCGGGGAACGCGGCGACCGGCTCATCGCGGAGCTGCAGCAGCGGCTCGCCGCCGCCAGTCCCGTCAACTCCGACGTGGACGCCGCGTTCTGGTTCTCCGACACGCAGACGCCCTACATGGCCGGCTGCTGCGGCTCACCCGGCATCATCGCCGCCGAGACCGGTCTGCGCAACGTGTTCGACGACACCGCAGACGAGTGGCCGCAGGTTAGCTGGGAGACCGTCGCCGACCGTGACCCCGACGTCCTGGTGCTGGCCGACCTGAGCCGACGCACCATCGACGGCGACGCACTCGATTCCAAAATCGGCTTCCTGGAATCGAATCCGGTCACCCGGCAACTCGATGCGGTCCGCGACAAGCGCTACATCGTCGTCAGCGGCGCCGACCTGAACCCGTCCATCCGCACCGTTGACGGCGTCGAGAAGGTCGCCGACGGTCTGAACCGGTTCGGTCTCACGGCTCCCAGGTGAGGACGCGACCCTGGCTGCTGCCCGGGCTGTGGGCCGTCGCCGGCGTGCTGCTCGTGCTGTCCGGGGCGGTGGCCATCACCATCGGCCCGGCCTCGATCTCGGTGCCCGACGTCTACGCCGTCGTCGTGCACCACCTGGGCGGGCCCGCCGCCGAGGTGTCCCGGCTGCAGGACGGCATCGTCTGGCAGCTCCGGCTCCCGCGGGCGGTGCTGGCGGCGCTGTGTGGGGCCGGGTTGGCCCTGTGCGGGGCGATTCTTCAGTCGCTGCTGCGCAACCCGCTGGCGGACCCGTTCGTGCTCGGGGTGTCGTCGGGGGCGTCGACCGGGGCCGTGCTGGTCGCCGTGCTCGGCGTGGGTGGCGGTGCGCTGACGCTGTCGGGCGGCGCCTTCATCGGGGCGGTGGTGTCGTTCGGGCTGGTGCTGTCGCTGGCGTACTTCGCCGGCGGCGGGACCGACCGGGTGGTGCTCGCCGGTGTCGCAGGCACGCAGTTGTTCTCGGCGCTGACGTCGTTCGTGGTGCTGTCGTCGGCCAACGCGGAACAGACCCGAGGTGTGCTGTTCTGGTTGCTCGGCTCGCTGTCGGGGGCGTCGTGGACCGATGTGCGGCTGTGCGGGATCGTCGTGGTGTTCGGGCTGGTGTGCTGCCTGCTGATGGCGCCGACCATGGACGCATTCGCGTTCGGCCAGGACACCGCGGCGACACTCGGGGTGTCGGTGCAGCGCACCCGCGCCGTGCTGCTGGTGCTGACGGCGTTGATGACCGCCACGGTGGTCGCCGCTGCGGGCGCGATCGGCTTCGTCGGCCTGGTGCTGCCGCATGCCGCCCGCTTCCTCGTCGGGCCCGCGCACGCCCGCCTGCTGCCGACGGTCGCGCTGCTTGGCGCGGTGTTCATGGTGTGGGTCGACGCGGTGGCCCGCACCGTGTTCGAACCGCAGGAACTACCGACGGGCGTCGTCACCGCGCTGGTCGGGGTGCCCGCCTTCGCGCTGATCCTGTTCCGCCGCCGGGGTGTGACACGGTGACGCTGCGTGCGCTCGACGTGACGTGGAGCCGGTCGGGCGCCGTGGTGCTCGACCGCGTGACGGTCGAGCCCACCCGCGGATCCGTGCTCGGACTGTTGGGCCCCAACGGATCCGGCAAGTCGTCGCTGCTGAGGCTGCTGGCCGGACTGGACCGTCCGAACTCCGGGCGCGTGGAGTTGCACGGTCGGCCGATCACCGACCTCGCGCGCAAGGTGGTGGCGCGCGAGGTGGCGATGGTCGGCCAGCACGCCGACACCGAACTCGACATCCACGTCGGCGACATCGTGCGGCTGGGTCGACTCCCGCACCGGCGGGTGCTCGGTGCCGATCCCGACGCGGACGCCGCCGTCCACGACGCGCTCGCCGCGACCGGGCTGACCGACATGGTGGATCGGTTGTGGCACAGCCTCTCCGGTGGTGAGCGCCAGCGCGTGCAGATCGCCCGCGCGCTCGCCCAGCAGCCCGGCGAGCTGCTGCTCGACGAGCCGACCAACCACCTCGACATCGCCCACCAACTCGAGATCCTCTCGCTGATCGGCACTCTCGACCTCACCGCGATCGTCGCGCTGCACGACCTGAATCTCGCCGCGATGTTCTGCGACGAGATCGTCGTCCTGTCCGGCGGCCGGGTGGTGGCCGCAGGGACGCCGGCCACGGTGTTGACCGAGGAGCTGATCGCCGAGGTCTACGGGGTGAGGTGCCGGGTGGGGTCCGACGGTGACGGCACGTTCATCCGCTACGAGCGACCCGCCATGCCCGCCATACCCGCCATTCCCGCCGAAACGGCATTCCAGCAGAGAAAGTTCGAGTAGCGGCCTGCTGGAATTCCGTTTCGGCGGGAATGGGCCGGCGGGAATGGGGGCCGCGGGAATGGGAGTCGAGGAGCAGGCGGTCGCCAGTCAGGGTGCGCGGTCTGTCCCGGTCACCTGGTCCACCAGCTCGCTGAGCTCCCGGTCGAGGTAGTACACCTGCCGCACCTGGATCAGGCGGTCCCGCAACAGATCCGGCAACGCCGGGCCTCCGTCGCGGATCACCGGCTTCAGGGCGATGGTCATGGCGTCGCTGGGCTCTCCGACGCCCAATCGGACGAATGCCGCGCTCAGTTCGTCGACGGTCAGAGCGCCGCGGCAATGCTCCACCACATCCCAAGCCACCGCGCTCAACTCGGAAGTGTCCACAGCTCATTGTCGTCCACCGAGGGCGTACCCGCTTGTCAAGCCGGGGGACCGAGGCGTGCGCGCCGGTCCGGACACCCACCCGTCGCCGGTTGTTCACCTTCTGCTCGCGATCTCCTCACCTTTCCGAGCCAAGCTCAGCCGTCCGATCGGCACAACTGAAGAGGGCGCGATGAGTGCGATGAGAAGATCGGCCGTGAGGCGGGCCGCAATGGTGGCCGCGATCACCGCACTGCTGCTGGCAGCGTGTTCCACCGCCCCGCAGGACGAGGCGCCGGGCGAACCCCGCCCCGAGCAGGCCCGCGCAACCTCACCGATCGAGTTCACCCTCCCCGACGCCGAGCGCTACCACCGCACCGCCACGTACCCGGTGTACCTCAACAAACCGGCCGAAGACCCCGTCCAGGCGGAGACCGTCGCCGAGATCTCGACCGTCACGCCCGACGGCAACACCGTCATCTACACCGACGCCGCCGCCAAACGCATCGGCTTCGTCGACGTCCGCGATCCGGCGAAACCCTTCGGGCTGGGCACGTTGTCGCTGACCGAACTCGGCGACGCCGACGACCAGCCCACCTCCGTCGCCGCCGTCGGTAAGTTCGTCCTCGTCGTCGTCGACACCACCGGCGGCGATTTCGCCAGCCCGAAAGGCCGCCTCGACGTCGTCCGCGTCAGTGACCGCACCCGCGTGCACAGCATCGATCTCGGTGGACAGCCCGACTCCATCGCCATCGCCAAGGACGGCTCGTTCGCCGCGATCGCCATGGAGAACCAGCGCGACGAGGAGTTCACCCCGCCCGGCGCGGAGGAAGGCGACCTGCCCCAACCGCCGACGGGCTTTCTGCAACTCCTGACCCTCACCGGCGCGCCCACCGGCTGGTCGGCCCGCCGGGTGGACTTCGACGTCGACGCCGCCCGCGCCGCAGGGCTGGACACTCCGGAAGACCTGGAGCCCGAGTACGTCAGCATCAACTCCCGCGGGCAGGTCGCCCTGTCGCTGCAGGAGAACAACGGCCTGGCCATCATCGACGGCCGCACCGGCGAGGTGCAGAAGATCTTCAGCGCGGGAACCCAATCGGTCGCCGGCATCGACACCGCGGAGGACGGCGCGGTCGACCAGACCGGTTCGATCACCGACACCCCGCGTGAACCCGACGCCATCGGCTGGATCGGCGACAACCACATCGCCACCGCCAACGAAGGGGACTGGAAGGGCGGCACCCGCGGCTGGAGCATCTTCGATGCCGGCACCGGCGAGGTGGTGTGGGACGCGGGCAACAGCGTCGAGCAGCTCGCGGTGCGCACCGGCATGCACATCGAAAGCCGCGCCGAATCCAAAGGTCCTGAGCCCGAGGGGCTGGCGATCACCGACATCGGCGGCCGGCCCACCGCACTGATCGCGTCGGAGCGCAGCAATTTCGTCGCGGTGTACGACGTCAGCGACGTCTCAGCACCGGCGTTCCGCCAGATCCTGCCCACCACACCCGGCCCCGAGGGCGTCCTGCCGATTCCGTCGCGCGAGCTGCTGGTGATCTCGTCGGAGGCCGACGACGCCGAGGCCCGTGTCCGCGCGTCGGTGAACGTCTACGGCTACGGCGACCGATTCGCCCGTGTCACACCGTCGTTCCCGTCCATCGTGTCCGGCGACGTCGACGACGCACCGATCGCGTGGGGTGCGCTCGGCGCCCTGTCGGCCGACCCGCAGGACGAGAACCGCCTCTACACCTCCACCGATAACGCCTACGGGCCCTCGCGGATCCTCGGCATCGACACCACGAAGACACCGGCGCTGATCGACACCCGGCTGCCGATCACCGACGGCGGCAACGCCGTCACCCTCGATGTCGAAGGCGTGGCCGCCAGACCCGACGGTGGCTTCGTGCTGGCCGTGGAAGGCGAGGAGGGCCCGGGCAATCAGCTAGTCTTCGTCGCCGCCGACGGCGCCGTCGAGAAGAAGGTGTCGCTGCCCGGGGACGTTGCGAGTGGGCTCGGTGGCCAAGGCTTGGAAGGTGTTGCAGTCGAGGGTGACTCGGTCTGGGTGGCGCTGCAGCGCGAGGTCAAGACCGATCCCGAGGGTGTGGTGCGGCTGGGTCGCTTCACCCCTGCCGACAACACCTGGGAGTGGTTCGGCTACCAGCTGGACACCACCGATGCGGAGGGCGACTGGATCGGATTGT includes the following:
- a CDS encoding MarR family winged helix-turn-helix transcriptional regulator; its protein translation is MPAARLDDQLCFALYTASRTVTAAYRPVLDDLGITYPQYLVLLVLWEEGRCSVGHLGERLHLDSGTLSPLLKRLEAVGLVARQRSVDDERRVEVTLTPAGEQLEQRAACVPERLLASSEVSEADLAALRDALKTLVHQLDMTKGHDR
- a CDS encoding CaiB/BaiF CoA transferase family protein; translated protein: MSTSAAGPLAGVRVIDLTAVVAGPYCTQIMADMGADIVKVESPQGDNARYISVGPEPGRSGVFTNVNRGKRSVVLDLQTDEGKQALRALVAQADVFIHSMRAAAIARLGFDYDAVAALNPEIVYTNCYGYGRGGPYAARPAYDDTIQAECGLAAVQEELTGTAGYVGSIMADKVCGLTVLYATMMALFHRARTGEGQEVEVPMFETMASFMLVEHANGAMFDPPLGRALYPRTVARNRKPYETRDGHVAALIYNDKQWHAFVNAVKPAWATERYATMAGRAADIDTVYGLVAEVLREGTTAEWLELFERLEIPASPVRTTDELFTDPHLDAVGFFEDIATEHGAVRFPGVPTRFSRTPGRVRGNAPALGADTDEVLAEIGLPRPR
- a CDS encoding ABC transporter substrate-binding protein, with the protein product MRYFAALLLLLLTSVACARDDDPVPATGASAPLTIDNCGVDVIVDAPPQRAVSLNQSSTEILLSLGLADRMAGTATWTDPVRDNLAADNGTVARLAENKPSLETVLDADPDLVTASFVGTLGPGGVAERAELQQLGVPTYLSPSDCEGKVANSEDGARTAPLTMDLIYREITDLAGIFDVGERGDRLIAELQQRLAAASPVNSDVDAAFWFSDTQTPYMAGCCGSPGIIAAETGLRNVFDDTADEWPQVSWETVADRDPDVLVLADLSRRTIDGDALDSKIGFLESNPVTRQLDAVRDKRYIVVSGADLNPSIRTVDGVEKVADGLNRFGLTAPR
- a CDS encoding organic hydroperoxide resistance protein yields the protein MNALYTAEALATGEGRDGHGRTSDGKVDVALSIPKEMGGSGVGTNPEQLFAVGYAACFHSALRLVARQQKADVSDSAVGAKVVLGSTDDGGFGLAVELEVTLPNVDHDTAQKLTEAAHEVCPYSNATRGNIDVTLTVTDD
- a CDS encoding ABC transporter ATP-binding protein, which translates into the protein MTLRALDVTWSRSGAVVLDRVTVEPTRGSVLGLLGPNGSGKSSLLRLLAGLDRPNSGRVELHGRPITDLARKVVAREVAMVGQHADTELDIHVGDIVRLGRLPHRRVLGADPDADAAVHDALAATGLTDMVDRLWHSLSGGERQRVQIARALAQQPGELLLDEPTNHLDIAHQLEILSLIGTLDLTAIVALHDLNLAAMFCDEIVVLSGGRVVAAGTPATVLTEELIAEVYGVRCRVGSDGDGTFIRYERPAMPAIPAIPAETAFQQRKFE
- a CDS encoding EAL domain-containing protein; the encoded protein is MHSNGVSAHPIQDEPESPVELVQTLLGFLRRRLGLDTAWLSSFDEGMEVIEMADGGIEGQCISPGLRWVLSDSYCVRVIDGRLPAVIPDTAANQTTALLPITRQLGIGAYVGVPVLGPGDVAVGMVCVMGAGAKPDLVDKDLRMVSQVAELIGTLIDSSDGSADATAAQRAAIRRVVAEGDFEVVFQAVHDAATGRVVGVEALARFPCEPFRPDLFFQQAGQLGLGVELETAIVKRVLAKVPLLPDAVFVAINISPAAALHAPWADLLVDVDPARLVLEITEHDAVPNYGALDDVLETCRARGMRIAVDDVGAGFSSFSHVLELAPDFVKIDQSIIRHIDVDDARRRLAQAIAEFAGQIGATVIAEGVESQGELDALVAAGITLAQGYFLSRPKPYTHGFPAATVTAATSDPLPATINLLGERRFDLALAHSPIGMAVVGLDGSFLRTNRALRSMLGYSRKTLESLTFQEITHPDDLESDLALLAECLDGRRRSYRIDKRYIAADGRIVWCALTVVVVHAPRDQPRCFVSQIVDVTAERAREAELVRRAATDPLTAVANRSAAWSRLEELDTADHGYGVLFCDIERFKSVNDRRGHHAGDQLLVEVAGRLLAAVDDDDLVARWGGDEFLVITDSVEEHGLARLAQRITDQLDSAPITLADGAEIPVALTIGFAAHRPEDGRSIDAVLDLADQAMYEQRRTGTGAGRRWRDRRRALG
- a CDS encoding FecCD family ABC transporter permease, producing the protein MRTRPWLLPGLWAVAGVLLVLSGAVAITIGPASISVPDVYAVVVHHLGGPAAEVSRLQDGIVWQLRLPRAVLAALCGAGLALCGAILQSLLRNPLADPFVLGVSSGASTGAVLVAVLGVGGGALTLSGGAFIGAVVSFGLVLSLAYFAGGGTDRVVLAGVAGTQLFSALTSFVVLSSANAEQTRGVLFWLLGSLSGASWTDVRLCGIVVVFGLVCCLLMAPTMDAFAFGQDTAATLGVSVQRTRAVLLVLTALMTATVVAAAGAIGFVGLVLPHAARFLVGPAHARLLPTVALLGAVFMVWVDAVARTVFEPQELPTGVVTALVGVPAFALILFRRRGVTR
- a CDS encoding mycothiol-dependent nitroreductase Rv2466c family protein — protein: MTNHPVSVDFHFDIMCPYAYQTSRWIREVRDLTGLEVNWRFFSLEEINRQEGKKHPWEREWSYGWSMMRIGALLRRNSMTDVDAWYERAARALHVEGHKPHEKAVARHLLDELGFDPAQVDQAIADPTTGEEVMADHNRVVDAGGYGVPTLFFPDGQCLFGPVLIDPPTGDAAVRLWDAVAAWTEFPHLYELQRPKTPDDQQAITETFRPYLEARDWVSINRGKVITFDAK